The Shewanella algae DNA segment GCAGTGCGATAAGCGCCGAGTCGGCCGGAAGCCCGTAGCGGATCACTATGTCGACGGGTTGGCGGTAGATATCCGTCAGGCGATCACTTATCTGCACCCTGATACTCACCTGCGGGTGGCGTTCCATAAATTCATCCAATATCGGCAGCAAACGGTTGCGACCGAGATCCGATGGCAATGACAACTGCAACTTGCCCTTGAGCAGGCTCTGACCTTGTTGAATCGCCTGAAAACCATCGTCGAGAATATTCAGGGCTTCATTGCAGTGCTGCAGAAAGATTTCACCTTCCTGTGTCAGACGCAGGCTGCGGGTAGAGCGAACAAAGAGTACAGTGTTGAGTTGGGCTTCGAGGCGCTTGATGGCGGCGCTGGTGGCGGCCGGAGTCAGATCAAGCAGTTGCGCCACCCGCGACAGGCTGCCCTGTCTGGCGGTTTCGCTGAATATTTTCAAGTCCTGCAATGCTCGTATCATACGTGCTTCCCGATAGTTGTTTCCTGCTGTTACCCCAGCTGTTATTTACGCCTGTAATCGACAGATATTCAAATAAATTTTGAAAGTGTCGCGGGAGAAAGGAAAGGACAGAGACGGTGATGCGCTGACGGGACCGAGAAGGGGAAAGCCGAAATGGTGTAATAGTGCGGGGACACAGGCCCCCGCAGTTGTCAGGAAACTCAGATCTTGAATTGCTGCACGGCGTTGCCTGCCGGTTCGGCAGCTTCTTCGCTGTTGACCACTGGAGGGTTGGCAATGTGATCTTCCAGGTTGTCATCCAGCATGTCGCGATATTCGGCGGTAAACCACTCAAGAGCATTGGCTTTTTCGGCGCCCAGATCGGCAGACTTGATAGCGGCTTCAAAAGCATTGAAGCGGGCGGCGGCAAATCTCAGGGCGGTGCCGACTTTACCTACGTCGCCTTCTTGCTGGGTCAGCTCATTGGCGAGGGCGATAAACTGATCTGCTAACTGGAATATGGTGGTTTGGTTGTTGTCGTCTGACATACTATATTCGCTCTTGCTAAGCCAAAGATTGAGGGCCGATTCTAACCTAAAAAGGCGCTGTGCCAAGGAAAAATATTGGCGATTGGGATCTGAATCCCCGTGCTTGCTTGCCAAGATCCTGGCATTTGGGAAAAAAGTCGCTTCAACAGTGGCTGCAGTTGCTGTCAC contains these protein-coding regions:
- a CDS encoding LysR family transcriptional regulator: MIRALQDLKIFSETARQGSLSRVAQLLDLTPAATSAAIKRLEAQLNTVLFVRSTRSLRLTQEGEIFLQHCNEALNILDDGFQAIQQGQSLLKGKLQLSLPSDLGRNRLLPILDEFMERHPQVSIRVQISDRLTDIYRQPVDIVIRYGLPADSALIALPLCRQNDRVLCASPDYIARFGAPGSPEELAKHNCLCFMLADATHSRWHFQSQSDQITVQVKGDRVADDGELVRRWAVAGKGIAYKSRLDISEELRNGQLLQLCPEWRGEEAPLNMLCADRRQLSPLVIALREHLEQALQSQQ
- a CDS encoding DUF3144 domain-containing protein, with protein sequence MSDDNNQTTIFQLADQFIALANELTQQEGDVGKVGTALRFAAARFNAFEAAIKSADLGAEKANALEWFTAEYRDMLDDNLEDHIANPPVVNSEEAAEPAGNAVQQFKI